One genomic window of Pelecanus crispus isolate bPelCri1 chromosome 18, bPelCri1.pri, whole genome shotgun sequence includes the following:
- the RUNDC3A gene encoding RUN domain-containing protein 3A isoform X2 — protein MEASCVQAAMALGLSSKKASSRNIAVERKNLITVCRFSVKTLLEKYTAEPIDDSSEEFVNFAAILEQILSHRFKGPVSWFSSDGQRGFWDYIRLACSKVPNNCVSSIENMENISTSRAKGRAWIRVALMEKRMSEYISTALRDTRTTRRFYDDGAIMLREESTVLTGMLIGLSAIDFSFCLKGEVMDGKTPVVIDYTPYLKFTQSYDYLSEEEERGSVESSTSEDSSPEHPYLPLVTDEDSWYNKWRKMEQKFRIVYAQKGYLEELVRLRESQLKDLEAENKRLKLRLEEVMVQNQLEKRELEGVILELQEQLTGLIPCENPQLAQLSKEMVTPLVNQWPSLGTLNGNESGSDSKLYRRHSFVSTDQLSAENSLSSDSQRLGEGKREGEPWGPLGKDPTPSMLGLCGSLASLPSCKSLASLKSNECLVSDSTEASPTRSPS, from the exons ATGGAAGCGAGCTGCGTGCAGGCTGCCATGGCTCTGGGGCTCTCCTCCAAGAAAGCCTCCTCCAGAAACATCGCCGTGGAGAGGAAAAATCTCATCACCGTCTGCAG GTTCTCGGTGAAGACCCTGCTGGAGAAATACACGGCGGAGCCCATCGACGACTCCTCTGAGGAGTTCGTTAACTTTGCTGCCATCCTGGAGCAGATCCTCAGCCACCGCTTTAAAG GCCCCGTCAGCTGGTTCAGCTCAGATGGGCAGCGCGGGTTTTGGGACTACATCCGCCTGGCCTGCAGCAAGGTCCCCAACAACTGCGTCAGCAGCATTGAGAACATGGAGAACATCAGCACCTCCAGGGCCAAG GGCCGGGCCTGGATCCGTGTGGCGCTGATGGAGAAGCGTATGTCCGAGTACATCTCCACGGCCCTGAGGGACACACGGACCACCAG GCGGTTTTATGACGACGGGGCCATCATGCTGCGTGAGGAGTCCACGGTGCTCACGGGGATGCTCATCGGGCTCAGTGCCATTGACTTCAG CTTCTGCCTGAAGGGCGAGGTGATGGACGGTAAAACGCCCGTGGTCATCGACTACACGCCCTACCTGAAGTTCACACAGAG CTATGACTACCtgagtgaggaggaggagcggggcagCGTGGAGAGCAGCACGAGTGAGGATAGCTCCCCCGAGCACCCCTACCTGCCCCTGGTCACTGACGAGGACAGCTGGTACAACAAGTGGCGCAAGATGGAGCAGAAATTTCGCATTGTTTATGCCCAAAAG GGGTACCTGGAGGAGCTGGTGCGGCTGCGAGAGTCACAGCTGAAGGACCTGGAGGCGGAGAACAAGCGGCTGAAGCTGCGCCTGGAGGAGGTGATGGTGCAGAAccagctggagaagagggagctggagggcgtcatcctggagctgcaggagcagct GACGGGGCTGATCCCCTGCGAGAACCCGCAGCTGGCCCAGCTCTCCAAGGAGATGGTGACGCCTCTGGTGAACCAGTGGCCCTCGCTGGGGACCCTCAACGGCAACGAGAGCGGCTCAGACAGCAAGCTCTACAGGAG GCACAGCTTCGTGAGCACCGACCAGCTCTCGGCCGAGAACAGCCTCAGCTCCGACTCCCAGCGCCTGGGCGAGGGCAAGCGTGAAGGCGAGCCCTGGGGGCCCTTGG GGAAGGACCCCACGCCCTCCATGCTGGGGCTCTGCGGCTCCCTGgcctccctgcccagctgcaagTCCCTGGCCAGCCTCAAGTCCAACGAGTGCCTGGTGAGCGACAGCACCGAAGCCAGCCCgacccgcagccccagctga
- the RUNDC3A gene encoding RUN domain-containing protein 3A isoform X1 yields the protein MEASCVQAAMALGLSSKKASSRNIAVERKNLITVCRFSVKTLLEKYTAEPIDDSSEEFVNFAAILEQILSHRFKAPNCSLLVPTGPVSWFSSDGQRGFWDYIRLACSKVPNNCVSSIENMENISTSRAKGRAWIRVALMEKRMSEYISTALRDTRTTRRFYDDGAIMLREESTVLTGMLIGLSAIDFSFCLKGEVMDGKTPVVIDYTPYLKFTQSYDYLSEEEERGSVESSTSEDSSPEHPYLPLVTDEDSWYNKWRKMEQKFRIVYAQKGYLEELVRLRESQLKDLEAENKRLKLRLEEVMVQNQLEKRELEGVILELQEQLTGLIPCENPQLAQLSKEMVTPLVNQWPSLGTLNGNESGSDSKLYRRHSFVSTDQLSAENSLSSDSQRLGEGKREGEPWGPLGKDPTPSMLGLCGSLASLPSCKSLASLKSNECLVSDSTEASPTRSPS from the exons ATGGAAGCGAGCTGCGTGCAGGCTGCCATGGCTCTGGGGCTCTCCTCCAAGAAAGCCTCCTCCAGAAACATCGCCGTGGAGAGGAAAAATCTCATCACCGTCTGCAG GTTCTCGGTGAAGACCCTGCTGGAGAAATACACGGCGGAGCCCATCGACGACTCCTCTGAGGAGTTCGTTAACTTTGCTGCCATCCTGGAGCAGATCCTCAGCCACCGCTTTAAAG CCCCCAACTGCAGCCTCTTGGTCCCCACAGGCCCCGTCAGCTGGTTCAGCTCAGATGGGCAGCGCGGGTTTTGGGACTACATCCGCCTGGCCTGCAGCAAGGTCCCCAACAACTGCGTCAGCAGCATTGAGAACATGGAGAACATCAGCACCTCCAGGGCCAAG GGCCGGGCCTGGATCCGTGTGGCGCTGATGGAGAAGCGTATGTCCGAGTACATCTCCACGGCCCTGAGGGACACACGGACCACCAG GCGGTTTTATGACGACGGGGCCATCATGCTGCGTGAGGAGTCCACGGTGCTCACGGGGATGCTCATCGGGCTCAGTGCCATTGACTTCAG CTTCTGCCTGAAGGGCGAGGTGATGGACGGTAAAACGCCCGTGGTCATCGACTACACGCCCTACCTGAAGTTCACACAGAG CTATGACTACCtgagtgaggaggaggagcggggcagCGTGGAGAGCAGCACGAGTGAGGATAGCTCCCCCGAGCACCCCTACCTGCCCCTGGTCACTGACGAGGACAGCTGGTACAACAAGTGGCGCAAGATGGAGCAGAAATTTCGCATTGTTTATGCCCAAAAG GGGTACCTGGAGGAGCTGGTGCGGCTGCGAGAGTCACAGCTGAAGGACCTGGAGGCGGAGAACAAGCGGCTGAAGCTGCGCCTGGAGGAGGTGATGGTGCAGAAccagctggagaagagggagctggagggcgtcatcctggagctgcaggagcagct GACGGGGCTGATCCCCTGCGAGAACCCGCAGCTGGCCCAGCTCTCCAAGGAGATGGTGACGCCTCTGGTGAACCAGTGGCCCTCGCTGGGGACCCTCAACGGCAACGAGAGCGGCTCAGACAGCAAGCTCTACAGGAG GCACAGCTTCGTGAGCACCGACCAGCTCTCGGCCGAGAACAGCCTCAGCTCCGACTCCCAGCGCCTGGGCGAGGGCAAGCGTGAAGGCGAGCCCTGGGGGCCCTTGG GGAAGGACCCCACGCCCTCCATGCTGGGGCTCTGCGGCTCCCTGgcctccctgcccagctgcaagTCCCTGGCCAGCCTCAAGTCCAACGAGTGCCTGGTGAGCGACAGCACCGAAGCCAGCCCgacccgcagccccagctga